One Colius striatus isolate bColStr4 unplaced genomic scaffold, bColStr4.1.hap1 scaffold_40, whole genome shotgun sequence genomic window carries:
- the LOC133629360 gene encoding LOW QUALITY PROTEIN: scavenger receptor cysteine-rich type 1 protein M130-like (The sequence of the model RefSeq protein was modified relative to this genomic sequence to represent the inferred CDS: inserted 1 base in 1 codon) codes for MAVGLSVEHPCAARPSQGPGAVIGVSARPKEQPRQEHPGPVGTSVLIGIPLAIRFLHGCRWDKGQKVLKGVDAVPVWVGEGGATELRLVDGGSRCAGRVEVEHEGQWGTVCDDEWDLKDAAVVCKQLGCGSAVEEDEDYEDKDFGPGYGPIWLDDVRCRGSEPALSNCTHRGWGEHDCDHDEDAGVSCSGFVRLVGGDNDCSGHVEIHDGEKWKSVCASAFGARAAAVVCRELQCGAALNIQGAARDGASAGAMWDRELQCAGNEPFLQFCPRGPSCDQLCTPRAATWLNCTRFRLVNGSTACEGRVELHVQGTWGSLCASRWHLSDAHVLCGRLGCGFAVSLPRGGSFGRGTGPVWRDSFRCSGTEAHLGQCPVTVLGASPCSHEDAAAVVCSGPAGSGSLRLVGGGSRCAGRVEIFQRGTWGRVLSEQWAVAEAHVACRQLRCGEAETAYKPPKAERGPGPVGLRGVRCQGHEAQLSLCNVSWPAAGIVEDVGVVCQGSRRVRLANGPGRCAGRVEIYSQGSWGSVCDDGRDLPDAAVVCRQLGCGGAVRAPGSAAFGEGSGHIWLDGVNCSGAEAALWDCPAGPWGRNDCGHKEDAGAVCSEFTALRLESSDGCSGRLQVFYNGTWGSVCSNSMTPKTVSLACKELGCGKKGTLEIQGPRGRVSGPAWLDRVECEERHGSFWLCPSDPWXPRSCDELRDVTHITCRGTRPKMTPTPGSACPNATSCTDRERIRAVGGEDGCSGRVELWHRGSWGTVCDDTWDVRDAEVACRQLGCGPAVAALPEAAFGEGTGPIWLEKVEWECRGTEAALQHCWAWPRDRGLCRHKEDAAVRCVAAPRTAAPTPGAGDVSFPSATSDLEARL; via the exons ATGGCCGTGGGGCTGAGTGTGGAGCATCCATGTGCAgcgaggccatcccaggggccAGGAGCTGTGATTGGCGTCTCTGCGAGGCCGAAGGAGCAGCCCCGGcaggagca cccagggccagTGGGCACCAGCGTGCTCATCGGGATACCTCTGGCAATTCGGTTTCTTCACGGGTGCCGCTGGGACAAGGGGCAGAAGGTGCTCAAGGGAGTGgatgctgtgcctgtgtgggtgggagagggag GGGCTACAGAGTTGAGGCTGGTGGATGGCGGCAGCCGCTGCGCTGGGAGAGTGGAGGTGGAACACGAGGGACAGTGGGGCACTGTGTGTGATGATGAATGGGActtgaaagatgctgcagtggtttgcaagcagctgggatgtgggtCTGCTGTTGAAGAGGATGAAGATTATGAGGATAAAGATTTTGGGCCAGGATATGGCCCCATTTGGTTGGATGATGTTCGATGTCGTGGCTCCGAGCCTGCCCTGTCCAACTGTacacacaggggatggggtgAGCACGACTGTGATCACGATGAGGATGCTGGAGTGAGCTGTTCAG GGTTTGTCCGGCTGGTCGGAGGGGACAACGACTGCTCAGGACACGTGGAGATccatgatggggagaagtggAAAAGTGTCTGTGCCTCAGCCTTtggtgccagagctgctgctgtggtctgcagggagctgcagtgtgggGCAGCCCTGAACATCCAAGGGGCAGCTCGTGATGGAGCCAGCGCCGGTGCCATGtgggacagagagctgcagtgtgCAGGGAATGAACCCTTCCTCCAGTTTTGCCCCAGAGGCCCCTCCTGCGACCAGCTctgcacccccagagctgctaCTTGGCTCAACTGCACAC GGTTCAGGCTGGTGAACGGCAGCACGGCGTGCGAGGGGAGGGTGGAGCTGCACGTGCAGGGGACCTGGGGCAGCCTCTGTGCCTCCCGCTGGCACCTCTCTGACGCCCACGTCCTCTGTGGCCGCCTGGGCTGTGGCTTTGCCGTGTCCCTTCCCAGAGGAGGGAGTTTTGGGAGAGGAACGGGCCCCGTCTGGAGAGACTCGTTCCGCTGCAGTGGGACTGAAGCCCACCTGGGACAGTGCCCAGTGACCGTGCTGGGGGCCTCCCCGTGCTCCcatgaggatgctgctgctgtcgtctgctcag GCCCCGCTGGCTCCGGGTCCCTgcggctggtggggggagggagccggtGCGCCGGGCGAGTGGAGATCTTCCAGCGCGGGAcgtggggcagagtcctgtctgagcagtgGGCCGTGGCGGAGGCCCATGTGGCGTGTCGGCAGCTGCGGtgcggagaggcagagacggccTACAAGCCGCCCAAGGCCGAGCGAGGGccgggccccgtggggctgcgaggggtgcggtgccaggggcacgaggcacagctgagcctctgcaacGTCTCCTGGCCGGCAGCGGGGATCGTGGAGGACGTGGGGGTGGTTTGCCAGG GGAGCCGGCGCGTGCGGCTGGCGAACGGGCCCGGGCGCTGCGCCGGGAGAGTGGAGATAtactcccagggcagctggggcagcgTCTGCGACGACGGCCGGGACCTGCCCGATGCCGCCGTCGTGTGCCGGCAGCTGGGCTGCGGAGGGGCCGTGCGGGCCCCGGGCTCTGCCGCCTTTGGGGAGGGCTCCGGGCACATCTGGCTGGACGGCGTCAACTGCTCCGGGGCCGAAGCCGCTCTCTGGGACTgcccggccgggccctgggGGCGGAACGACTGCGGGCACAAAGAGGACGCCGGAGCCGTCTGCTCAG agtTCACGGCcctgaggctggagagcagcgACGGCTGCTCTGGGCGCCTGCAGGTTTTCTACAACGGGAcgtggggcagcgtttgctccaACTCCATGACCCCCAAAACGGTGTCACTGGCGTGCAAGGAGCTGGGCTGCGGGAAGAAAGGGACCCTGGAGATACAAGGGCCACGGGGCAGAGTGTCTGGCCCCGCCTGGCTGGACCGTGTGGAGTGTGAGGAGAGACACGGCTCCTTCTGGCTGTGTCCCTCCGATCCCT AACCGCGGTCGTGCGACGAGCTGCGAGATGTGACCCACATCACCTGCCGTG GGACACGGCCCAAAATGACCCCAACCCCGGGCTCCGCGTGCCCCAACGCCACGAGCTGCACAG ACAGGGAGAGGATCCGCGCCGTGGGAGGAGAGGACGGCTGCTCGGGCCGGGTGGAGCTGTGGCACCGCGGCTCCTGGGGGACGGTGTGCGACGACACGTGGGACGTGCGGGATGCCGAGGtggcctgcaggcagctgggctgtgggccCGCCGTGGCTGCCCTGCCCGAGGCTGCCTTTGGGGAGGGCACAGGCCCCATCTGGCTGGAGAAGGTGGAGTGGGAGTGTCGGGGCACAGAGgcggctctgcagcactgctgggcctGGCCCAGGGACCGCGGGCTCTGCCGGCACAAGGAGGACGCGGCCGTGCGCTGCGTGG ctgcgCCCAGGACAGCAGCACCGACCCCTGGAGCAGGTGACGTGTCCTTCCCATCAGCAACGAGTGACCTCGAGGCCAGGCTGTGA
- the LOC133629384 gene encoding antigen WC1.1-like translates to MCMILGALVCLLLALLAWRVLSARAERRGSQTALEPFPEAVYQEIGYSPVWEEQARFSPSDVPVLPRGGPADGYDDAREVSDPGEDLVSGRRGWEVPRAAEEGAGPRDAPGETKLCSQSSAGAPGAEGDAQCLCPESWSYDDAQEVSLAHPPEDSEAVTLQLRAQGWPIPGPGEPVTAAGLGAAGREEGAVRLGEP, encoded by the exons ATGTGCATGATCCTGGGAGCCCttgtctgcctgctgctggccctccTGGCCTGGAGAGTGCTCAGCGCCAGGGCTGAGCGCAGAG GCTCCCAGACAGCCCTGGAGCCCTTCCCTGAGGCGGTGTACCAGGAGATCGGTTACAGCCCTGTGTGGGAGGAGCAGGCGAGATTCAGCCCATCAG aTGTCCCTGTCCTGCCCAGAGGTGGCCCAGCAGATGGCTATGATGATGCCAGGGAGGTTTCTGACCCTGGGGAGGACCTTGTGTCTGGGCGCAGAGGCTGGGaagtgcccagggcagcagaggagggagcagggcccagggACGCACCTGGAG agacaAAGCTGTGCTCCCAGAGCAGTGCCGGGGcccctggagctgagggagaTGCCCAGTGCCTGTGCCCAGAGAGCTGGAGCTACGACGATGCCCAAGAGGTGTCCCTGGCACATCCCCCTGAGGACAGCGAGGCCGTGACACTGCAGCTCAGGGCACAAGGGTGGCCCATCCCCGGGCCAGGAGAGCCCGTCACTGCcgcggggctgggagcagctgggagggaggagggagctgtgcGGCTGGGAGAGCCCTGA